The following coding sequences are from one uncultured Desulfobacter sp. window:
- a CDS encoding enolase C-terminal domain-like protein, whose product MQAPFPTQDWDAMVWLNQDIGIPVIAFEAESRLEIFRALLDRGTLGIIQFSCIAVGGISASLKLLELAQQYSGPVTLQCSSTFFAEAVTMQLAACSDRIVHIELHQFHTTFYDLAPSSRITPTKGRVKRH is encoded by the coding sequence GTGCAAGCCCCATTTCCTACCCAAGATTGGGATGCCATGGTGTGGCTCAACCAGGATATCGGCATACCTGTCATCGCATTTGAAGCCGAAAGCCGTCTGGAAATTTTCAGGGCATTGCTCGATCGAGGGACTTTGGGGATCATTCAATTCTCCTGTATTGCCGTGGGAGGCATTTCGGCCTCGCTAAAACTGCTCGAACTGGCACAGCAATACTCAGGACCTGTAACCTTGCAGTGCTCATCCACTTTTTTCGCGGAAGCGGTTACCATGCAACTGGCAGCGTGTTCCGACCGGATTGTTCATATCGAATTGCACCAGTTTCACACCACCTTCTATGACCTGGCCCCGTCAAGTAGAATAACGCCGACAAAAGGCCGCGTAAAACGCCATTAA